The following are encoded in a window of Rhizobium bangladeshense genomic DNA:
- a CDS encoding DUF6916 family protein has product MAIVTLDHFARCVGEGFEVDMGTGCLVFTLTEARPLPERGFAGMVRAPFSLLFRSASKVLLPQQIYRLRNATLGILDIFLVPVARDKDGIIYQAVFN; this is encoded by the coding sequence ATGGCGATCGTAACGCTGGATCATTTCGCCCGCTGTGTCGGGGAAGGCTTCGAAGTCGATATGGGGACAGGATGCCTTGTTTTTACGCTGACCGAGGCACGGCCCTTGCCCGAGCGGGGCTTCGCAGGGATGGTGAGAGCGCCGTTTTCATTGCTGTTTCGCAGTGCGTCAAAGGTGCTGTTGCCACAACAGATTTACAGGCTGCGCAACGCCACACTTGGGATTCTCGATATTTTCCTTGTACCGGTCGCTAGGGACAAAGACGGGATCATCTATCAGGCCGTCTTCAATTAA
- a CDS encoding GNAT family N-acetyltransferase, translating to MIDPLPEFPARTSHHRLCVPACILRPAKQDDLPFLRQLYHSFRSDELARIPWSQEDKQAFLDQQFNLQHRYYVAAFPQTDFLIIEKDGTSIGRLYIDFDADIWHIVDIGFLPECRNLGLGSGTLKAIQHAAVTREIPGIALHVDRNNTRAYDLYMALGFMVIETTVTHIRMEWRSHRLLPEPADEPSGVN from the coding sequence ATGATCGACCCGCTACCGGAGTTTCCTGCGCGAACGAGCCATCATCGGCTTTGTGTTCCGGCCTGTATCCTGCGTCCGGCAAAGCAGGACGATCTCCCCTTTCTACGTCAGCTTTACCATTCGTTCCGGAGCGATGAACTGGCTCGGATCCCGTGGTCGCAAGAAGACAAGCAGGCATTCCTCGACCAGCAATTTAATCTTCAACATCGCTACTACGTCGCCGCATTCCCGCAAACGGACTTCCTAATCATCGAGAAGGACGGCACCTCCATCGGCCGCCTCTACATCGATTTCGACGCTGATATCTGGCATATTGTCGATATCGGCTTCCTCCCCGAATGTCGTAATCTGGGTCTGGGCTCCGGGACACTGAAAGCCATTCAACATGCGGCAGTGACAAGGGAAATCCCGGGAATCGCACTGCATGTCGATCGAAACAACACGCGCGCATACGACCTTTATATGGCCTTGGGATTCATGGTGATTGAAACGACCGTTACCCACATTCGTATGGAATGGCGCTCGCACCGGCTCCTGCCAGAGCCGGCGGATGAGCCGTCAGGCGTTAATTGA
- a CDS encoding phage tail protein, which produces MSEFFLGQIMLTGFPFAPRGFALCDGQFLSVDQNQALFSLLGTHYGGDGQTTFAVPNMQSRTPVGFGSSYDPTWQPSPYGIGATGGVESVTLLQQQLPQHIHLATGTTSSGTVRNPSDALYGTNSAEIYGASGGDQVTLSSQTVIPAGNGQPHENRQPYDVISFCIALSGIFPSSN; this is translated from the coding sequence ATGTCGGAATTCTTTCTCGGCCAGATCATGCTCACAGGGTTTCCGTTCGCGCCCAGAGGCTTTGCCCTGTGCGACGGCCAGTTCCTCAGCGTGGACCAGAACCAGGCCTTGTTCTCACTCTTGGGCACGCATTACGGTGGTGATGGGCAGACGACATTCGCCGTGCCCAATATGCAGAGCCGTACGCCGGTGGGATTTGGATCATCCTACGATCCCACATGGCAGCCTTCGCCCTATGGGATTGGCGCAACCGGCGGCGTCGAAAGTGTGACTTTGCTGCAGCAACAATTGCCTCAGCACATTCACCTGGCGACAGGAACCACGAGCAGCGGCACCGTGCGAAATCCGAGCGATGCGCTCTACGGAACCAACAGCGCCGAAATTTACGGCGCTTCCGGTGGTGATCAGGTCACGCTGTCGAGCCAGACTGTGATCCCCGCCGGTAATGGCCAGCCCCATGAGAATAGGCAGCCCTATGACGTGATCAGCTTTTGCATTGCACTGTCGGGGATTTTTCCGTCCTCCAATTGA
- the ppk2 gene encoding polyphosphate kinase 2: MSQKDQDQLSRIKAEIADSFDEELEMQMEEDRLGDLVVEGMTEPAEQTLDRKIYFRELFRLQHELVRLQDWVQYKKLKVVVLFEGRDSAGKGGAIKRVTQRLNPRVCRTVALPAPTERERHQWYFQRYVPHLPTAGEIVLFDRSWYNRAGVERVMGFCTPDELEEFFRSVPEFERMLVRSGIVLIKYWFSITDEEQEFRFKMRIHDPLKQWKLSPMDMESRIHWEEYTKAKEEMLARTHTREAPWWVVQAVDKKRARLNCIAHLLDQIPYEDVPKPEIQLPDRIRHADYIRAPVPAEMLVPERY; encoded by the coding sequence ATGTCTCAAAAAGATCAGGACCAGCTCAGCCGGATAAAGGCCGAAATCGCCGACAGCTTCGATGAGGAGCTGGAAATGCAGATGGAAGAAGACCGGCTGGGCGATCTGGTCGTCGAAGGAATGACGGAACCGGCGGAGCAGACGCTCGACCGAAAGATTTATTTCCGGGAACTTTTCCGGCTGCAGCATGAGCTGGTGCGGCTGCAGGATTGGGTTCAGTACAAGAAGCTCAAGGTCGTCGTGCTTTTCGAAGGCCGGGATTCGGCCGGCAAGGGCGGCGCTATCAAGCGCGTGACCCAAAGGCTAAACCCGCGCGTCTGCCGGACGGTGGCACTGCCCGCTCCGACCGAACGGGAACGCCATCAATGGTATTTCCAGCGTTATGTTCCGCATCTTCCCACCGCCGGCGAGATCGTGCTCTTCGACCGCAGCTGGTACAACCGCGCCGGCGTCGAGCGCGTGATGGGGTTCTGCACCCCTGACGAACTCGAGGAGTTTTTCCGCTCGGTGCCCGAATTCGAACGGATGCTCGTCCGGTCCGGGATCGTGCTGATCAAATACTGGTTCTCGATCACCGACGAGGAACAGGAATTCCGCTTCAAGATGCGCATCCACGATCCGCTGAAGCAGTGGAAGCTTTCGCCGATGGATATGGAAAGCCGCATCCACTGGGAAGAATATACCAAGGCCAAGGAAGAAATGCTGGCGCGCACACACACCAGGGAAGCGCCCTGGTGGGTGGTGCAGGCCGTCGACAAGAAACGGGCGCGGCTGAACTGCATCGCCCATCTTCTTGATCAGATTCCCTATGAGGATGTGCCGAAGCCTGAAATTCAGCTGCCGGATCGTATTCGCCATGCCGATTATATCAGGGCGCCGGTTCCGGCCGAAATGCTTGTACCAGAGCGCTATTGA
- a CDS encoding pyridoxamine 5'-phosphate oxidase family protein, giving the protein MVEQDDATRVWELIDRIGFCMLTTRNGDNLRARPMSAYSAQLENAVYFLTDLGSHKDDEVARWPSVCLAFADTKAQKYVSVSGTAEVQNDREKIRELWATPAKAWWDNPDDPSIRILKVSPTSAEYWDSPGTIISYIKMAAAAVTNSKPDMGDNAEVTL; this is encoded by the coding sequence ATGGTCGAGCAGGATGATGCGACACGGGTATGGGAGTTAATCGACAGAATAGGGTTTTGCATGTTGACGACCCGAAATGGCGACAACCTGCGCGCCCGACCGATGTCCGCCTATAGCGCGCAACTTGAAAACGCGGTCTATTTTCTAACGGATCTCGGTAGCCACAAGGACGACGAGGTCGCCCGCTGGCCGAGCGTCTGCCTGGCCTTTGCCGACACCAAGGCACAGAAATATGTTTCCGTGTCAGGGACGGCCGAAGTGCAGAACGATCGCGAGAAGATCCGTGAATTGTGGGCAACACCGGCAAAGGCATGGTGGGACAACCCCGACGATCCCTCCATCCGCATCCTCAAGGTTAGCCCGACCTCGGCCGAATATTGGGACAGCCCCGGCACCATCATCAGCTATATCAAAATGGCGGCCGCAGCGGTTACGAACAGCAAACCGGATATGGGCGACAATGCCGAGGTCACGCTCTGA
- a CDS encoding phage tail protein produces the protein MSTPFVGEIRLFGFSRVPSGWLPCNNSLQPISEYENLFTLIGTTYGGDGETTFATPNLCGRVPVHQGSGPNLSTYVIGQFAGSENVTLLPTQMPAHTHPYLATTGLAEATLVSSSELAALSGDTMYATDISGATPITASQAAIQATGSTVMHDNTMPTLTVQYCIAWAGIFPSSP, from the coding sequence ATGAGCACTCCCTTCGTCGGAGAAATCCGGTTATTTGGCTTTTCCCGAGTGCCCAGCGGGTGGTTGCCCTGCAACAATTCCCTACAACCCATTTCCGAATATGAGAACCTGTTCACGCTCATCGGGACGACGTATGGCGGCGATGGAGAGACAACGTTTGCAACCCCCAATCTTTGCGGGCGCGTACCGGTGCATCAGGGCAGCGGGCCGAACTTGTCGACCTATGTGATCGGTCAATTCGCCGGTAGCGAGAACGTCACGCTTCTGCCCACACAAATGCCAGCACACACGCATCCGTATCTTGCCACCACCGGACTGGCGGAAGCGACATTGGTAAGCTCGTCCGAACTCGCCGCGCTGAGCGGCGACACGATGTATGCCACCGATATTAGCGGCGCCACTCCGATCACAGCATCACAGGCGGCAATACAGGCAACCGGATCGACGGTCATGCATGACAATACGATGCCGACATTGACGGTGCAGTATTGCATCGCATGGGCCGGTATCTTTCCCTCATCCCCATGA
- a CDS encoding putative Ig domain-containing protein yields the protein MASGGSIDVNIGTQCDPVGLNPLNDPSATSPQHGSITNYNAAAGTFTYTNNGDGATSDNFILVDASANPFTINIAIAASVAPPVAGPASATVSHGSSSNPITLNLSGGAATSVAVGTQAAHGTASASGTSITYTPTASYAGPDSFTYTATNAGGTSAPATVTITVSPPTISLSPATLPSGATGAAYGQIVTASGGTAPYSYAITAGALPPGLSLSATTGALAGTPTAGGTFNFTISVTDSSTGVGPFTSSRPYSITVAAPTIAINPSSLPAATTGTAYSQTITASGGTSPYSYAVTAGTLPSGLTLSSSGVLSGTPTVSGTFNITITATDSSSGTGPFTGSRAYTLTTNIQPPVAGGVTATVAANSSNNPITLNITGGAASSVAIATGAANGTAIASGTSITYTPTSGYSGSDSFTYTATNGSGTSAPATVTITVSPPTLAFSPPSGALPNGAVGIAYSQTVTASGGASPYNYGVTGSLPAGLTLNPSTGAITGTPTTPGNYGFSITATDANSAATSAAYTITIPVPTSFVFSPADGALPEAMAGEAYSQQISATGGVGTKIYSLASGSLPSGLVLNISTGQLTGPLAIGTEGDYSFTIEVRDGNGATGIASYSLKVKTRSVTVQDMVVDVPAGSTPPDVYLNRGATGGPFTAAALAFVEPANAATATIIRGQLAQAGPATPAGWYLHLTLNPAYSGQVRVGYRLVSALGTSNTATVTYNVSYDAGKVADDIDKLVHDFVQSRQNMIANTIKVPGLMQRRRMQEATDPITARMMPSEEGMTFGFATSLSQIRAAGGDADAASAPFNVWIDGAFLAHYERNRDDGAGEWGSFAMVNMGADYLLSDKALIGLSFHYDRMTDPTDQDAELTGNGWLAGPYASLEIGRGVFWNGSLRYGGSGNTIDTEFWDGDFETTRWMADTSIEGQWNLDDETTIAPKLRAIYFSEKVDDYTVKNRSGDAIIIDGFNDDQFRVSLGAEIARSFLLESGAKLTPKLGLTGGFSGLDGSGAFASLTAGLTMQTANFWMLDTSLLFDVEGDGEQSAGARVAASKKF from the coding sequence ACGGAGCCACCAGCGACAACTTCATCCTGGTCGATGCCAGCGCCAATCCTTTCACGATCAATATTGCGATTGCGGCAAGTGTGGCGCCACCGGTTGCCGGGCCGGCCAGCGCAACAGTCAGCCATGGAAGCAGTTCGAATCCGATTACGTTGAATCTGTCGGGGGGAGCGGCCACATCCGTGGCTGTCGGCACGCAGGCGGCTCACGGCACAGCCTCGGCAAGCGGCACGTCGATCACCTATACGCCGACGGCAAGCTATGCCGGCCCGGACAGTTTCACCTATACCGCGACCAATGCCGGCGGTACTTCCGCACCGGCAACGGTAACGATAACCGTCAGCCCGCCGACGATCTCGCTCAGCCCAGCGACATTGCCATCCGGCGCAACCGGGGCGGCCTATGGCCAGATCGTCACGGCCTCCGGCGGCACGGCCCCCTACTCCTATGCGATCACCGCCGGCGCTCTTCCGCCCGGTTTGAGCCTGTCGGCCACGACGGGCGCGCTCGCCGGTACACCGACGGCGGGAGGTACATTCAACTTCACTATCAGCGTGACCGACAGCTCGACGGGGGTTGGACCGTTCACCAGTTCGAGGCCCTACAGCATAACCGTTGCTGCACCGACGATCGCGATCAACCCTTCCTCTTTGCCGGCCGCGACCACCGGAACCGCCTATAGCCAGACCATCACCGCCTCGGGCGGAACAAGCCCCTACAGCTATGCGGTGACGGCAGGCACGCTTCCGTCCGGCCTGACCCTGTCATCGAGTGGGGTTCTCTCCGGCACTCCGACGGTATCGGGCACATTCAACATCACGATCACCGCGACGGACAGTTCGAGCGGCACGGGACCCTTTACCGGCTCCAGGGCCTATACCCTGACAACCAACATCCAGCCTCCGGTCGCGGGTGGCGTTACGGCAACCGTTGCCGCCAACTCGTCGAACAATCCCATCACGCTCAATATCACGGGCGGAGCGGCGAGCTCGGTTGCGATCGCAACCGGAGCCGCCAATGGGACGGCGATCGCATCGGGAACGTCCATCACCTATACGCCGACGTCAGGCTACAGCGGATCCGACAGCTTCACCTATACCGCAACCAATGGCTCCGGTACCTCGGCGCCGGCAACGGTCACCATCACGGTCAGTCCGCCGACGTTGGCATTCTCGCCGCCGAGCGGCGCCCTGCCGAATGGTGCAGTCGGCATCGCCTACAGCCAGACAGTTACTGCTTCGGGTGGTGCCAGCCCTTACAACTACGGCGTTACCGGCTCGCTGCCGGCCGGGCTGACGCTCAATCCGTCGACGGGGGCGATCACCGGCACGCCGACGACGCCAGGCAATTATGGTTTCTCCATCACGGCCACCGATGCCAACAGCGCCGCCACGTCGGCCGCCTATACGATCACAATTCCAGTTCCCACGAGTTTTGTCTTCTCGCCGGCCGATGGTGCGCTGCCCGAGGCCATGGCGGGCGAAGCATATAGTCAGCAGATCTCGGCGACCGGCGGGGTCGGCACGAAGATCTACAGTCTGGCCTCCGGCAGTTTGCCGAGCGGGCTGGTTCTGAACATCTCGACCGGGCAGCTAACCGGCCCGCTGGCGATTGGCACGGAAGGCGATTACAGCTTCACGATCGAGGTCCGCGACGGCAACGGCGCAACTGGAATAGCCTCCTATTCGCTGAAGGTGAAGACCCGCTCCGTCACTGTCCAGGACATGGTCGTCGACGTGCCGGCCGGTTCGACGCCTCCCGACGTCTACCTCAATCGCGGCGCAACCGGCGGTCCGTTCACCGCTGCGGCCCTCGCATTCGTAGAGCCCGCCAATGCGGCCACCGCGACGATCATCCGAGGTCAGCTGGCCCAGGCCGGCCCGGCGACCCCGGCCGGCTGGTATCTGCACCTTACGTTGAACCCAGCCTATTCCGGCCAGGTCCGTGTCGGCTACAGGCTCGTCAGCGCGCTCGGAACCTCCAATACAGCCACGGTCACCTATAATGTCAGCTATGACGCCGGCAAGGTGGCCGACGATATCGACAAGCTCGTACATGACTTCGTGCAATCCCGACAGAACATGATCGCCAACACGATCAAGGTTCCGGGACTCATGCAGCGCCGGCGGATGCAGGAGGCGACCGATCCGATCACCGCGCGCATGATGCCTTCCGAAGAAGGGATGACGTTCGGCTTCGCCACCAGCCTGTCGCAGATTCGCGCAGCCGGTGGTGATGCGGATGCGGCCTCGGCACCCTTCAACGTCTGGATCGACGGCGCCTTCCTGGCCCATTACGAGAGGAATAGGGACGACGGCGCCGGTGAGTGGGGCAGCTTTGCCATGGTGAATATGGGAGCGGATTATCTGCTCTCTGACAAGGCGTTGATCGGGCTGTCCTTCCACTATGACCGCATGACCGATCCGACCGATCAGGATGCCGAGCTGACGGGCAATGGCTGGCTTGCGGGACCTTATGCCTCGCTAGAGATCGGCAGGGGCGTATTCTGGAACGGTAGCCTGCGCTACGGCGGTTCCGGCAACACCATCGACACGGAGTTCTGGGACGGTGATTTCGAGACGACGCGGTGGATGGCCGATACGTCAATCGAAGGACAGTGGAATCTCGACGATGAAACCACGATCGCGCCAAAACTGCGGGCGATCTACTTCTCGGAAAAGGTCGACGATTATACCGTCAAGAACAGATCCGGCGATGCCATCATCATCGACGGCTTCAACGACGATCAGTTCCGGGTCAGCCTGGGTGCCGAAATCGCCCGGTCCTTCCTGCTGGAGAGCGGCGCGAAGCTCACTCCGAAGCTCGGCCTTACCGGCGGCTTCTCCGGACTGGACGGGTCAGGTGCCTTCGCTTCTCTTACCGCCGGGCTGACGATGCAGACCGCGAACTTCTGGATGCTCGACACAAGTCTGCTCTTCGACGTCGAGGGCGACGGGGAGCAATCCGCTGGCGCCAGGGTCGCTGCGTCAAAGAAGTTTTAG
- a CDS encoding LysR family transcriptional regulator: protein MKADLSDLNAFVAVARAGGFREAARASGSSASFLSEAVRRLEAKLEVRLLNRTTRSVVATEAGKGLLERLGPALTEVEAALDVVNRFRDRPAGSLRLNVPVSAARLVLPAVVPPFLAAYPDIRLEIVAEESFVDVLAAGCDAGIRYDERLEQDMIAIPIGPRHQRFATAASSAYLDRRGRPQHPSELLGHSCLLGRFASGALTTPWEYERDGEVVRVEPTGPLIVTVGGATDLAVDAAIADRGIICIFEDWLRPHFDSGALEPVLEPWWQRFSGPFLYYPGRRLVPAPLRAFIDFIKASANRS from the coding sequence GTGAAAGCAGACCTGAGTGACCTCAACGCCTTTGTCGCGGTGGCGCGGGCAGGTGGTTTTCGCGAGGCAGCGCGTGCCAGTGGCAGCAGCGCCTCCTTCTTGAGCGAAGCGGTCCGTCGCCTGGAGGCCAAACTTGAGGTTAGGCTTCTAAATCGCACGACGCGCAGCGTCGTTGCGACCGAAGCGGGAAAGGGTTTGCTGGAGCGGCTCGGCCCCGCTTTGACGGAGGTGGAGGCCGCGCTCGACGTGGTCAACCGTTTTCGCGACAGGCCGGCTGGTTCGCTGCGGCTCAATGTCCCGGTCAGTGCTGCGCGGCTGGTGCTGCCCGCTGTCGTCCCGCCATTCCTTGCCGCCTATCCCGATATCCGCCTGGAAATCGTTGCCGAGGAGAGCTTTGTCGACGTGCTCGCTGCCGGATGTGATGCCGGCATCCGTTATGACGAGCGGCTGGAACAGGATATGATTGCGATTCCGATCGGTCCGCGCCACCAGCGCTTCGCCACTGCGGCGTCGTCTGCTTATCTCGACCGCCGCGGGCGGCCGCAACATCCGAGTGAACTCCTCGGCCATTCCTGCTTGCTGGGCCGTTTTGCCAGCGGCGCGCTGACGACCCCATGGGAATATGAGCGGGACGGCGAGGTGGTGCGGGTCGAACCCACCGGCCCATTGATCGTCACGGTTGGTGGTGCAACCGATCTTGCCGTCGACGCGGCGATAGCGGATAGAGGGATCATCTGCATTTTCGAAGATTGGCTGCGTCCGCATTTCGACAGCGGTGCCCTCGAACCGGTCCTAGAGCCGTGGTGGCAGCGCTTTTCCGGGCCGTTCCTCTATTATCCCGGCCGGCGACTGGTGCCTGCGCCGCTGAGGGCATTCATCGATTTCATCAAGGCGTCGGCCAACCGATCCTGA
- a CDS encoding phage tail protein, with protein sequence MTEPYLGEIQLFGFDFAPRGWASCNGTLLPIQQNSELFSLLGTQYGGNGKSTFQLPNFANRAGCNQGQGVGLTPRTIGNSFGSNFITLTQAEMPAHTHSLTIYNQGDASKRAASPSEGNALSLPNSSSPFLPDAQPNTQFAPNVIGIAGGSQPHENRQPFLAVNFCIALVGVYPSFD encoded by the coding sequence ATGACAGAACCTTATCTCGGCGAGATCCAACTGTTCGGTTTCGATTTTGCTCCCCGCGGCTGGGCATCGTGCAACGGTACATTGCTCCCCATCCAGCAGAACTCCGAACTTTTTTCCCTGCTTGGCACCCAATATGGCGGCAATGGCAAGAGCACGTTCCAGTTGCCTAACTTCGCCAACCGGGCAGGCTGCAACCAAGGTCAGGGCGTAGGTCTGACGCCGCGCACCATCGGCAACAGCTTCGGCAGCAACTTCATAACGCTGACGCAGGCGGAGATGCCGGCACACACGCATTCCTTGACTATCTATAATCAAGGCGATGCATCCAAGCGCGCCGCCTCGCCCAGTGAAGGCAATGCCCTGAGCCTGCCGAATTCGAGCAGTCCGTTTCTTCCCGATGCCCAGCCGAATACCCAATTTGCCCCGAACGTCATCGGCATTGCAGGCGGGAGCCAGCCGCATGAAAACCGTCAGCCTTTTCTTGCCGTCAACTTCTGCATCGCGCTGGTCGGCGTTTATCCATCCTTCGATTGA
- a CDS encoding aldo/keto reductase family oxidoreductase, producing MSIIDQSGTFTIGDRKVRRLGYGAMQLAGLGVFGPPRDHGAALAVLREAVASGVNHIDTSDFYGPHVTNQIIREALHPYRDDLVIVTKVGARRGADGSWIPAFSRQELTQAVHDNLRNLGLDVLDVVNLRIAFDLHSPAEGSIEAPLTVLADLQRQGLVRHLGLSNATSKQVIEGRGITEIVCVQNHYNLAHRTDDGLVDDLAGQSTAYVPFFPLGGFTPLQSSTLSNVAARLGATPMQVALAWLLQRAPNILLIPGTSSLGHLRENLAAARLVLPDDAVEELNRMAHMAA from the coding sequence ATGTCCATCATAGATCAGTCCGGCACATTCACTATCGGCGACCGCAAGGTGAGGCGGCTTGGCTACGGCGCCATGCAACTCGCCGGGCTCGGTGTATTCGGACCGCCCAGGGATCATGGCGCCGCCCTGGCGGTGTTGCGCGAGGCGGTCGCAAGCGGCGTGAATCATATCGATACCAGCGATTTCTACGGTCCGCATGTGACCAACCAGATCATCCGTGAAGCGCTCCATCCCTATCGCGACGATCTCGTGATCGTCACGAAAGTCGGCGCACGGCGCGGCGCGGACGGATCCTGGATTCCCGCCTTCTCGCGCCAGGAACTGACGCAGGCGGTGCACGACAATCTTCGTAACCTCGGCTTGGACGTGCTTGATGTCGTCAACCTCCGGATCGCATTTGACCTGCATAGCCCGGCCGAGGGCTCGATAGAAGCACCCCTGACGGTTCTCGCTGATCTCCAGCGGCAAGGCCTGGTTCGTCACCTGGGCTTAAGCAACGCCACATCAAAACAGGTTATCGAAGGCCGTGGGATCACCGAGATCGTCTGCGTGCAGAACCACTATAATCTGGCGCATCGGACCGACGACGGACTGGTCGACGATCTTGCCGGTCAAAGCACCGCCTATGTGCCGTTTTTCCCGCTCGGTGGGTTTACGCCGCTGCAGTCGTCCACGCTCTCCAATGTCGCCGCGCGTCTCGGTGCGACGCCGATGCAGGTAGCGCTCGCCTGGCTGCTGCAGCGTGCACCCAATATCCTGCTGATCCCGGGCACGTCCTCGCTCGGCCATCTCAGGGAGAATCTCGCCGCAGCCCGGTTGGTGCTACCGGATGATGCTGTTGAGGAACTGAACCGAATGGCCCATATGGCCGCCTGA